A window from Moritella yayanosii encodes these proteins:
- a CDS encoding CDP-alcohol phosphatidyltransferase family protein, whose protein sequence is MLDRYTIKMIRGPINVTAKLVHKTGIKADQVTLVGFMFGLMCFPALALQEYNIALGFILLNRIIDALDGAVARIQGITDSGGFLDITLDFLFYSLVPFGFVVADPNANAVAGAFLIFSFIGTGSSFLAFAIMASKQNIENPVYQHKSLYYMGGLTEGTETVLCFILLCLFPAYFATIAYTYAALCWITTTTRIWAGYQTLK, encoded by the coding sequence ATGCTTGATCGTTATACGATAAAAATGATCCGCGGGCCTATCAATGTCACCGCGAAACTGGTCCATAAGACGGGCATAAAAGCCGATCAGGTTACCCTCGTTGGCTTTATGTTTGGGTTGATGTGTTTTCCAGCATTGGCACTACAAGAATATAACATCGCGTTGGGTTTCATACTTTTAAACCGAATTATTGACGCGTTAGATGGCGCAGTTGCTCGCATACAAGGGATAACCGACAGTGGTGGTTTTTTAGATATTACCTTGGATTTTTTGTTTTATTCACTGGTGCCGTTTGGCTTTGTGGTCGCAGACCCGAATGCTAATGCTGTCGCCGGCGCATTTTTGATTTTCTCATTTATTGGTACTGGTTCAAGCTTTCTAGCCTTTGCCATCATGGCAAGTAAGCAAAATATTGAGAACCCTGTTTACCAACATAAATCGCTGTATTACATGGGCGGATTGACGGAAGGGACTGAGACCGTACTTTGTTTTATTTTACTGTGTTTGTTCCCTGCTTACTTTGCCACCATTGCATACACTTACGCTGCATTATGTTGGATCACGACAACAACGAGAATTTGGGCCGGTTATCAAACGTTAAAGTAA
- a CDS encoding c-type cytochrome codes for MKFPVSILAALLVVTTNATADSPNINHQHAESLFDAMKAYQDGERKQFS; via the coding sequence ATGAAATTCCCAGTATCCATTTTAGCCGCTTTACTTGTTGTCACCACGAATGCGACAGCTGATTCTCCAAACATAAACCATCAGCATGCAGAGTCTCTATTTGACGCCATGAAAGCTTACCAAGACGGCGAGCGTAAGCAGTTTAGCTGA
- a CDS encoding M14 family metallopeptidase produces MDHAQVYEIGTPGQKWTAQDKAAWLAKQTVVRPYQQEVLAKLEALQQDFDVEQYGALSYDPARFPLFIVKTRDWDNAKPTILVTGGVHGYETSGVQGAIRFIETQALNYSAQFNIIVAPCVSPWGYETINRWNPNAIDPNRSFVENSPAEESAALMQCIAKLAVTITAHIDLHETTDTDDSEFRPALAARDAVVHDNWNIPDGFYLVGDTLNPNADFQTHIINAVSKVTHIAPTDDSGRIIGEKLAQFGVINYATKALGLCTGFSDCIYGTTTEVYPDSPLVDDENCIQAQVIAITSGLDYLSQLSKLVPNS; encoded by the coding sequence ATGGATCACGCACAAGTATATGAGATTGGTACACCAGGTCAAAAATGGACCGCACAAGATAAAGCTGCATGGTTAGCGAAACAAACTGTGGTTCGACCTTACCAGCAGGAAGTGCTGGCAAAGTTAGAGGCACTACAGCAAGATTTTGATGTTGAGCAATATGGCGCCTTGTCTTATGATCCTGCTCGTTTTCCGCTATTCATCGTGAAAACACGTGACTGGGATAATGCGAAACCGACGATATTAGTGACAGGTGGCGTGCATGGCTATGAGACCAGTGGGGTACAAGGTGCTATTCGTTTCATCGAAACCCAAGCGCTGAATTATAGCGCGCAGTTTAATATTATTGTCGCACCTTGTGTTAGTCCTTGGGGTTATGAAACCATTAATCGCTGGAACCCAAATGCGATTGACCCAAACCGTTCTTTCGTTGAAAACAGTCCTGCCGAAGAGTCTGCCGCGTTAATGCAATGTATTGCGAAACTTGCTGTAACGATCACTGCGCACATTGATTTGCATGAAACGACGGATACTGATGATAGCGAGTTTAGACCGGCATTGGCTGCGCGAGATGCCGTGGTCCATGATAATTGGAATATTCCGGACGGCTTTTATTTAGTGGGCGATACGCTTAACCCTAATGCTGACTTTCAAACGCATATTATTAATGCGGTTAGCAAGGTGACTCATATTGCACCCACGGATGATAGTGGTCGTATTATTGGTGAAAAACTGGCGCAGTTTGGCGTCATTAATTATGCAACTAAGGCGTTAGGTTTATGCACTGGCTTTAGTGATTGTATTTATGGCACCACAACAGAAGTATATCCAGATAGTCCATTAGTCGATGATGAAAACTGTATTCAAGCACAAGTTATCGCGATTACCAGTGGTCTTGATTATTTGTCCCAACTATCTAAACTTGTCCCAAATAGCTAA
- a CDS encoding M4 family metallopeptidase, which yields MMNKKFILSAVAVSLFGSANAIAAERVNLRDNIQQLASAALAEPGILMSAPAQLLGLSWNDGLSVIKTYRNSKGDRITRYQQTYFGLPIIGEQAIIARTSKGVFKRAHGAILYNIADDIVDITPSITTVNALLQAKRLSMPASTLAANKSVVTENETSRLAVWQGDDGVAKLVYEVSFFQRADKPSRPYYIIDAHSGAVLLSYDNLQTADATGPGGNEKTGEYRYGTDFSALNVSQSGDTCVMNNTQVKTVNLNHGTEGADAFSFTCPENTVKSINGAYSPLNDAHYFGGIIFDMYKDWLNVSPLTSQLVMRVHYDNNYENAFWNGESMTFGDGADIFYPLVSLDVSAHEVSHGFTEQNSGLVYSGKSGGLNESFSDMAGEAAEFYMHGSNDWLVGGQILKTNGALRSMSNPPVDGSSIDNQADYRFNMDVHHSSGVYNKAFYTLATTAGWDTQKAFVLYAAANQHYWTSNSNWNDAGNGVMDAACDLDYNVDDVQASLTAVGVVADVSYGSKCSVTKPPVSAIDRTEENISTSFFRPANFKQELGEGYTRLIVTLAGGTGNADLYVKHEDKSLFSKSDCISNTPGNIETCVIDNPKAGHWKIDVRGYGSTSGVILNIQAQ from the coding sequence ATGATGAATAAAAAATTTATACTTTCTGCCGTCGCAGTTAGTCTGTTTGGCTCTGCAAACGCGATAGCGGCTGAAAGAGTGAATCTACGTGATAATATTCAGCAATTGGCAAGCGCTGCGTTAGCCGAACCGGGGATATTAATGAGTGCACCAGCACAACTCTTAGGTTTGTCATGGAACGATGGCCTAAGTGTGATTAAAACATATCGAAACAGCAAGGGTGATCGCATTACCCGTTACCAACAAACCTACTTTGGACTGCCTATTATTGGCGAACAAGCTATTATAGCGCGTACTAGCAAGGGGGTATTTAAACGCGCACACGGCGCGATATTATATAATATTGCGGATGATATTGTTGATATCACGCCATCAATAACGACAGTAAATGCACTATTACAAGCCAAGCGATTAAGCATGCCTGCATCTACGTTGGCTGCAAATAAGTCGGTCGTAACGGAAAATGAAACGTCTCGATTAGCTGTTTGGCAGGGGGATGATGGTGTTGCCAAGTTGGTATACGAAGTCAGCTTCTTTCAACGGGCAGATAAACCGTCACGTCCTTACTACATTATCGATGCACATTCTGGCGCAGTGCTGCTTAGTTATGATAATTTGCAGACCGCAGATGCAACAGGCCCTGGTGGTAATGAAAAAACAGGGGAGTATCGTTATGGCACTGATTTCAGCGCGCTGAATGTATCCCAATCTGGTGATACCTGTGTGATGAACAATACACAGGTTAAAACGGTCAACTTAAATCATGGCACTGAAGGGGCAGATGCGTTTAGTTTTACTTGTCCTGAAAATACAGTTAAATCAATTAATGGTGCTTATTCGCCACTCAATGATGCGCATTATTTTGGTGGTATTATTTTTGATATGTACAAAGACTGGCTTAATGTCTCACCGCTAACATCGCAATTAGTCATGCGTGTTCATTACGACAATAATTATGAGAATGCGTTTTGGAATGGTGAATCGATGACTTTCGGTGATGGCGCAGATATTTTTTATCCTTTGGTCAGTTTAGATGTATCGGCACATGAGGTGAGCCATGGTTTTACCGAACAAAATTCGGGGCTGGTTTATTCAGGTAAATCTGGTGGTTTGAATGAATCGTTTTCTGACATGGCCGGTGAAGCGGCAGAATTTTATATGCACGGCAGTAATGATTGGCTGGTCGGTGGGCAAATACTAAAAACCAATGGTGCCTTACGTTCGATGAGTAATCCGCCGGTGGATGGTAGCTCGATAGATAACCAAGCTGATTATCGTTTTAATATGGATGTCCATCATAGCTCTGGGGTATATAACAAAGCGTTTTATACTCTTGCGACAACTGCTGGCTGGGATACTCAAAAAGCATTTGTATTATACGCCGCGGCCAATCAACATTACTGGACGTCAAATAGTAATTGGAATGATGCGGGTAACGGGGTGATGGATGCGGCTTGTGACTTGGATTATAACGTCGATGATGTACAAGCTTCGTTAACCGCGGTCGGCGTTGTTGCAGATGTGAGCTATGGCAGCAAATGTAGTGTCACGAAACCACCGGTCAGCGCCATTGATAGAACAGAAGAAAATATATCGACAAGTTTTTTCAGACCCGCTAATTTCAAACAAGAATTAGGTGAAGGGTACACGCGTCTTATTGTGACATTGGCTGGTGGAACGGGTAATGCCGATCTTTATGTAAAACATGAGGATAAATCATTATTCTCTAAATCGGATTGCATCTCCAACACACCGGGTAATATTGAAACCTGTGTGATTGATAATCCAAAGGCTGGACATTGGAAGATTGATGTTCGCGGTTATGGTTCAACGTCGGGTGTGATCCTCAACATTCAGGCACAATAA
- a CDS encoding acetate/propionate family kinase — MSNSFVLVINSGSSSLKFAVIDSNTGDAVLSGLGECFGLPEATISWKYEGQKSEEAITGEGNHHELAIKRIVALIDTLGLTSLLVAVGHRIVHGGEKFTSTIRIDESVLNEIRDLSELAPLHNPAGAKGIEAAMHAFPSLPQFAVFDTAFHQTMPAKAFTSTISNKLYKDYGIRRYGFHGTSHYFVSREAAKMINKPIEESSFISVHLGNGASVCAIRDGKSVDTSMGFTPLAGLMMGTRCGDLDPGIIEFLLKKGWSQDEVYKELNTNSGFMGVSGLTSDCRGIIEAMEQGHTGATLAFQVFTYRVAKYIASYMVSLESLDGIIFTGGIGENALPIRSEVLAYLKIFGYKEDLKANEKARFGHAGVITEAGTPVVMVIPTNEEFVIAQQSVELL; from the coding sequence ATGTCTAACTCATTTGTACTCGTGATCAACTCGGGTAGCTCATCGTTAAAATTCGCTGTTATCGATTCAAATACCGGTGATGCTGTTCTTAGTGGATTAGGAGAGTGTTTTGGCCTTCCTGAAGCGACAATTAGCTGGAAGTATGAAGGACAGAAGTCTGAAGAAGCTATCACAGGTGAAGGTAATCATCACGAATTGGCGATTAAGCGCATTGTTGCACTAATCGACACGCTAGGGCTCACGTCACTGCTTGTTGCTGTTGGTCATCGTATTGTTCATGGTGGAGAGAAGTTTACCAGCACGATAAGAATTGATGAATCAGTATTAAATGAAATTCGTGACCTGTCAGAGCTAGCGCCGTTGCATAACCCCGCGGGTGCAAAAGGCATTGAAGCAGCAATGCATGCTTTTCCATCGTTACCACAATTCGCAGTATTTGATACGGCATTCCACCAGACTATGCCTGCCAAAGCATTTACTAGTACGATCTCTAATAAGCTTTACAAAGACTATGGTATTCGTCGTTATGGTTTCCACGGCACCAGTCATTATTTTGTTAGCCGCGAAGCCGCTAAAATGATTAATAAGCCTATCGAAGAAAGCAGCTTTATCTCTGTTCATCTTGGTAACGGTGCATCGGTATGTGCAATTCGTGATGGTAAAAGTGTTGATACAAGCATGGGATTTACACCGTTAGCGGGCCTGATGATGGGGACACGTTGTGGTGACTTAGACCCCGGCATTATCGAGTTCTTATTGAAAAAAGGCTGGTCACAAGACGAAGTTTATAAAGAGCTGAATACTAACTCAGGCTTTATGGGTGTTTCTGGTTTAACCAGTGACTGCCGCGGTATTATCGAAGCAATGGAGCAGGGCCATACAGGCGCTACATTGGCATTCCAAGTATTTACTTATCGTGTGGCTAAATACATTGCGTCATACATGGTCTCACTTGAATCGCTTGACGGTATTATCTTTACCGGTGGTATTGGTGAAAATGCGCTGCCAATTCGTAGCGAAGTATTGGCTTATTTGAAGATCTTTGGTTACAAAGAAGATCTGAAAGCGAATGAAAAAGCGCGATTTGGTCATGCTGGCGTTATCACTGAGGCTGGTACACCGGTTGTAATGGTTATCCCTACCAACGAAGAATTCGTTATCGCACAGCAGTCAGTCGAGCTACTGTAA
- a CDS encoding acetate/propionate family kinase, translating into MSNSFVLVINSGSSSLKFAVIDSNTGDAVLSGLGECFGLPEATVSWKYEGQKSEEAITGEGNHHELAIKRIVALIDTLGLTSLLVAVGHRIVHGGEKFTSTIRIDESVLNEIRDLSELAPLHNPAGAKGIEAAMHAFPSLPQFAVFDTAFHQTMPAKAFTSTISNKLYKDYGIRRYGFHGTSHYFVSREAAKMINKPIEESSFISVHLGNGASVCAIRDGKSVDTSMGFTPLAGLMMGTRCGDLDPGIIEFLLKKGWSQDEVYKELNTNSGFMGVSGLTSDCRGIIEAMEQGHTGATLAFQVFTYRVAKYIASYMVSLESLDGIIFTGGIGENALPIRSEVLAYLKIFGYKEDLQANEKARFGHAGVITEAGTPIVMVIPTNEEFVIAQQSVELLKSYCS; encoded by the coding sequence ATGTCTAACTCATTTGTACTCGTGATCAACTCGGGTAGCTCATCGTTAAAATTCGCGGTTATCGATTCAAATACCGGTGATGCTGTTCTTAGTGGATTAGGAGAGTGTTTTGGCCTTCCTGAAGCGACAGTTAGCTGGAAGTATGAAGGACAGAAGTCTGAAGAAGCTATCACAGGTGAAGGTAATCATCACGAGTTGGCGATTAAGCGCATTGTTGCACTAATCGACACGCTAGGGCTCACGTCACTGCTTGTTGCTGTTGGTCATCGTATTGTTCATGGTGGAGAGAAGTTTACCAGCACGATAAGAATTGATGAATCAGTATTAAATGAAATTCGTGACCTGTCAGAGCTAGCGCCGTTGCATAACCCCGCGGGTGCAAAAGGCATTGAAGCAGCAATGCATGCTTTTCCATCGTTACCACAATTCGCAGTATTTGATACGGCATTCCACCAGACTATGCCTGCCAAAGCATTTACTAGTACGATCTCTAATAAGCTTTACAAAGACTATGGTATTCGTCGTTATGGTTTCCACGGCACCAGTCATTATTTTGTTAGCCGCGAAGCCGCTAAAATGATTAATAAGCCTATCGAAGAAAGCAGCTTTATCTCTGTTCATCTTGGTAACGGTGCATCGGTATGTGCAATTCGTGATGGTAAAAGTGTTGATACAAGCATGGGATTTACACCGTTAGCGGGCCTGATGATGGGGACACGTTGTGGTGACTTAGACCCCGGCATTATCGAGTTCTTATTGAAAAAAGGCTGGTCACAAGACGAAGTTTATAAAGAGCTGAATACTAACTCAGGCTTTATGGGTGTTTCTGGTTTAACCAGTGACTGCCGCGGTATTATCGAAGCAATGGAGCAGGGCCATACAGGCGCTACATTGGCATTCCAAGTATTTACTTATCGTGTGGCTAAATACATTGCGTCATACATGGTCTCACTTGAATCGCTTGACGGTATTATCTTTACCGGTGGTATTGGTGAAAATGCGCTGCCAATTCGTAGCGAAGTATTGGCTTATTTGAAGATCTTTGGTTACAAAGAAGATCTGCAAGCGAATGAAAAAGCGCGATTTGGTCATGCTGGCGTTATCACTGAGGCTGGTACACCGATTGTAATGGTTATCCCAACCAACGAAGAATTCGTGATTGCTCAGCAGTCAGTCGAATTACTCAAGTCCTACTGCAGTTAA